From Watersipora subatra chromosome 8, tzWatSuba1.1, whole genome shotgun sequence, a single genomic window includes:
- the LOC137402355 gene encoding ATP-dependent DNA helicase PIF1-like, with the protein MRSASLSSSSMAGKKIRSFQVDSIISAEIPDNEEDPTLYSIVTKQMIHGPCGNLNRLFPYKLLRETNYDMANLDRFVSSTEPNLIFDQNLVYGKILKAVDDEREAIFFLDAPGGTGKTFLLNLLLAKIRSNRQVALAVASSGIAATLLEGRRTSHSMFKLPLDIGRLETPVCNIRKGTGLAQLLQTTKLIVWDECTMAHKATLEALDRTLKDLYNSDKLMGGVCVLLAGDFCQILPVIPRGTPADKLKACLKDSYTWHCVEVCKLMTNMRVHIGGDDTLGEFAAQPLNIEFLNSLQPASIPPHNLQLCVGAPVMLLRNLDLPKLCNGTRLIIGNLSPNLTCATVLTGAAMGEKVFIPRIPLIPTNVPFQFKRIQFPVRLSFASTINKSQGQTLKTVGIHLLTPCFSHGHLYVALSRVGSKNGLYILSPFGQTKNLVYPQALQ; encoded by the exons ATGAGGTCTGCCTCATTGTCATCTTCTTCTATGGCTGGTAAAAAAATACGCTCATTTCAGGTCGACTCAATAATATCTGcagaaattccagataacgaGGAGGACCCAACTCTGTACAGCATCGTTACCAAACAAATGATACATGGACCATGTGGCAACCTCAATCGCCTTTTTCCCT ACAAATTGCTACGAGAAACCAACTATGACATGGCAAACTTAGATAGATTTGTTAGCAGCACCGAACCAAACCTTATATTTGATCAGAATTTAGTTTatggaaaaattttaaaagctgtgGATGATGAGCGTGAAGCGATCTTTTTCTTGGACGCTCCCGGTGGAACTGGTAAAACTTTCTTGCTCAATCTTTTGCTTGCTAAAATCAGATCTAACCGACAAGTCGCACTGGCAGTCGCATCTTCAGGTATAGCCGCTACATTGCTGGAAGGTAGAAGAACGTCTCATTCCATGTTTAAACTCCCATTAGATATAGGACGCCTGGAGACTCCTGTTTGCAACATCCGTAAAGGTACTGGATTGGCTCAATTGTTACAGACCACAAAATTAATTGTTTGGGATGAATGCACAATGGCACATAAAGCAACATTGGAAGCTCTGGATCGCACGCTTAAGGACCTTTATAACAGTGACAAACTTATGGGTGGTGTATGTGTACTTCTTGCTGGCGATTTTTGTCAAATCCTACCGGTCATACCTAGAGGAACTCCAGCTGATAAACTCAAAGCTTGCTTAAAGGATTCGTATACATGGCACTGTGTGGAAGTTTGTAAACTAATGACAAATATGAGAGTGCATATAGGAGGGGACGACACTTTGGGGGAGTTTGCTGCACAACCTTTAAATATCG AATTCTTGAACTCTTTACAGCCTGCCAGCATACCTCCTCATAATCTTCAACTATGCGTTGGTGCCCCAGTTATGCTTCTTCGAAATTTGGATTTACCTAAACTTTGTAATGGAACAAGATTGATCATCGGAAATCTATCCCCAAATCTTACTTGTGCTACTGTGCTTACCGGAGCTGCGATGggtgaaaaagtttttatcccTAGAATACCACTGATTCCGacaaatgtgccgtttcaatttaaACGTATTCAGTTTCCTGTTAGACTGTCATTTGCTTCGACTATCAACAAATCCCAAGgtcaaacactaaaaactgtcGGCATTCACCTCCTCACACCATGCTTTTCTCATGGACATTTGTATGTTGCGCTATCCCGAGTAGGCAGTAAAAATGGTCTATACATTCTCTCgccatttggtcagacaaagaaccTTGTTTACCCTCAAGCGCTTCAGTGA